In the genome of Pantanalinema sp., one region contains:
- a CDS encoding ATP-grasp domain-containing protein, which translates to MKQAAAMGHKVIVLTSEKGLKQDWPREILEDVIAVKNFDDETEVKNTISYISQRRKIDRIVPMGDWEVEMSCFLREHMRLPGMGESTMRYFRDKLAMRMKAQEDGIAVPEFVHILNHDDVHDYMQRVPAPWIIKPRLAAASMGIKVLRNDQEVWKKIMELGDKQSGYLLEKYTPGDVYHVDSVVSEREVLFGSVSKYGTPMLDLNVKGGVFTTRLIDRKSPDWKALQELNKEVITSLGLVRGVTHIEYIKSKEDGKFYFLEAAARVGAAKIPDVAWTATDICLWFEWAKIETFGPKYQLAPFHEGYAGAIICLAKEQWPDLSSFDAPEVTWRQKKEWHAGVIVRSDDPDRVEELVNEYARRFAQELMAHAPAKEHQDATV; encoded by the coding sequence ATGAAGCAGGCCGCTGCCATGGGGCACAAGGTGATCGTCCTCACGAGCGAGAAAGGCCTCAAGCAGGATTGGCCGCGCGAGATCCTCGAGGATGTCATCGCCGTCAAGAACTTCGATGACGAGACCGAGGTCAAGAACACCATCAGTTACATCTCCCAGCGTCGCAAGATCGACCGCATCGTCCCGATGGGTGACTGGGAAGTGGAAATGAGCTGCTTCCTGCGGGAGCACATGCGCCTGCCCGGCATGGGCGAAAGCACCATGCGCTATTTCCGGGACAAGCTCGCCATGCGCATGAAGGCCCAGGAGGACGGCATCGCGGTCCCTGAGTTCGTTCACATCCTCAACCACGACGATGTCCACGACTACATGCAGCGCGTGCCGGCGCCCTGGATCATCAAGCCGCGTCTCGCGGCGGCTTCCATGGGCATCAAGGTGCTGCGCAATGACCAGGAGGTCTGGAAGAAGATCATGGAGCTGGGCGACAAGCAGTCCGGCTACTTGCTCGAAAAGTACACCCCCGGGGATGTCTATCACGTGGATTCGGTCGTCTCGGAGCGCGAGGTGCTCTTTGGATCCGTCTCCAAGTACGGCACCCCGATGCTCGACCTCAACGTGAAGGGCGGGGTGTTCACGACCCGGCTCATCGATCGCAAGAGCCCGGACTGGAAGGCCCTGCAGGAGCTCAACAAGGAAGTCATCACGAGCCTCGGCCTGGTGCGCGGGGTCACGCACATCGAGTACATCAAGAGCAAGGAAGACGGGAAGTTCTACTTCCTGGAAGCGGCCGCCCGCGTCGGAGCCGCCAAGATCCCCGATGTGGCGTGGACGGCCACGGACATTTGCCTGTGGTTCGAGTGGGCCAAGATCGAGACCTTCGGTCCCAAGTACCAGCTGGCGCCCTTCCATGAAGGTTATGCCGGCGCCATCATTTGCCTGGCGAAGGAGCAGTGGCCGGATCTCAGTTCCTTCGACGCCCCGGAGGTGACGTGGCGTCAGAAGAAGGAATGGCACGCCGGGGTCATCGTCCGATCGGACGATCCGGACCGGGTGGAGGAGCTGGTCAATGAGTATGCCCGACGCTTCGCTCAGGAGCTGATGGCTCACGCGCCGGCCAAGGAGCACCAGGACGCGACGGTTTAG
- the acnB gene encoding bifunctional aconitate hydratase 2/2-methylisocitrate dehydratase: MLEAYRQHVAERAALGIPPLPLTAQQTSELVTLIQNPPRGEEAFLVELLTYRVPAGVDDAARVKATFLAQLASGETTCALISREKAIELLGTMLGGFNVQPLIAALEGPHGATAAEALKKTLLVFDYFHDVKDLADKGNPHAKAVIQSWADGEWFTSRPEVPSSLKLTVFKVTGETNTDDLSPAPDAWSRPDIPLHALAMLKNPRPGIEPEEPGARGPVKQLEALKAKGNLVAYVGDVVGTGSSRKSATNSVLWFTGEDIPFVPNKRFGGVCIGGKIAPIFFNTMEDAGALPVELDVSQMDMGDEIELQVDHATAKVKALKNGAVIAESQFKTPVILDEVRAGGRISLIIGRGLTAKAREALGLAPSTLFRLPQFPEQTSKGFTLAQKMVGRACGLPENQGIRPGTYCEPAMTTVGSQDTTGPMTRDELKDLACLGFSADMVMQSFCHTAAYPKLVDVKMHHELPAFITTRGGVSLRPGDGVIHSWLNRLLLPDTVGTGGDSHTRFPIGISFPAGSGLVAFAAATGVMPLDMPESVLVRFKGQMQPGVTLRDLVNAIPFYAIKAGLLTVEKKGKRNIFSGRILEIEGLPDLKVEQAFELTDASAERSAAACVVQLNPEPIVEYMRSNITLMKWMIANGYEDARTLSRRIKAMEAWIAEPKLLEADRDAEYAAVIEIDMTAIKEPIVACPNDPDDVKLLSEVAGDTIDEVFIGSCMTNIGHFRAAGKVLEGKSDIPTRLWIAPPTKMDAKILNEEGYYSVLGKSGARMETPGCSLCMGNQAQIKKGSTAMSTSTRNFPNRLGIDTRVYLGSAELAAVCALMGKIPTPSEYLEQVKAVNAKAGEIYRYMNFDQIAEFRDLAETVTV, encoded by the coding sequence ATGCTCGAAGCCTATCGTCAGCACGTCGCCGAACGTGCTGCACTGGGGATTCCCCCGCTCCCCCTGACCGCACAGCAGACCAGCGAGCTGGTCACCCTGATCCAGAATCCGCCGCGAGGCGAGGAGGCTTTCCTCGTCGAGCTTCTGACCTACCGGGTTCCGGCGGGGGTCGATGACGCCGCCCGGGTCAAGGCCACCTTCCTGGCCCAGCTCGCTTCCGGCGAGACGACCTGCGCCCTGATCTCCCGCGAGAAGGCCATCGAGCTGCTGGGTACCATGCTGGGCGGCTTCAACGTCCAGCCGCTGATCGCGGCCCTCGAGGGCCCCCACGGCGCGACCGCCGCGGAAGCCCTGAAGAAAACCCTGCTGGTCTTCGACTACTTCCACGACGTCAAGGACCTGGCCGACAAGGGCAACCCCCATGCCAAGGCCGTGATCCAGAGCTGGGCCGACGGCGAGTGGTTCACCTCGCGCCCCGAGGTCCCCAGCTCGCTCAAGCTGACCGTCTTCAAGGTCACCGGCGAGACCAACACCGACGACCTCTCGCCGGCTCCTGACGCCTGGTCGCGCCCCGACATCCCCCTTCACGCCCTGGCCATGCTCAAGAATCCCCGGCCGGGCATCGAGCCCGAGGAGCCCGGCGCCCGCGGTCCCGTCAAGCAGCTCGAGGCCCTGAAGGCCAAGGGCAACCTCGTGGCCTACGTCGGCGACGTGGTCGGCACCGGCTCCAGCCGAAAGTCCGCCACCAACTCGGTGCTCTGGTTCACGGGCGAGGACATTCCCTTCGTCCCCAACAAGCGCTTCGGCGGCGTCTGCATCGGCGGCAAGATCGCCCCGATCTTCTTCAACACCATGGAAGACGCCGGCGCCCTGCCCGTCGAGCTCGACGTCTCTCAGATGGACATGGGCGACGAGATCGAGCTCCAGGTCGACCATGCCACCGCCAAGGTCAAGGCGCTCAAGAATGGCGCCGTGATCGCCGAGTCCCAGTTCAAGACCCCCGTGATCCTCGACGAGGTTCGCGCCGGTGGCCGCATCTCCTTGATCATCGGCCGCGGCCTCACCGCCAAGGCCCGCGAGGCGCTCGGCCTGGCGCCCTCCACGCTCTTCCGCCTGCCGCAGTTCCCCGAGCAGACCAGCAAGGGCTTCACCCTGGCCCAGAAGATGGTGGGCCGCGCCTGCGGGCTGCCCGAAAATCAGGGCATCCGGCCGGGCACCTACTGCGAGCCCGCGATGACCACCGTCGGCTCCCAGGACACCACCGGCCCCATGACCCGCGACGAGCTCAAGGATCTGGCCTGCCTCGGCTTCTCGGCCGACATGGTCATGCAGTCCTTCTGCCACACCGCGGCTTACCCCAAGCTGGTGGACGTGAAGATGCACCACGAGCTGCCCGCCTTCATCACCACCCGCGGCGGCGTCTCGCTGCGGCCTGGCGACGGGGTCATCCACTCGTGGCTCAACCGCCTGCTTTTGCCCGACACGGTGGGCACCGGCGGCGACTCGCACACCCGCTTCCCCATCGGTATCTCGTTCCCGGCCGGCTCGGGTCTGGTCGCCTTCGCCGCGGCTACCGGCGTCATGCCGCTCGACATGCCCGAGTCCGTGCTCGTGCGCTTCAAGGGCCAGATGCAGCCCGGCGTCACCCTGCGTGACCTGGTCAACGCCATCCCGTTCTACGCGATCAAAGCGGGCCTGTTGACCGTCGAGAAGAAGGGCAAGCGCAACATCTTCTCGGGCCGGATCCTCGAGATCGAGGGGCTGCCCGACCTCAAGGTGGAGCAGGCCTTCGAGCTCACGGACGCCTCGGCCGAGCGCTCGGCTGCGGCCTGCGTGGTCCAGCTCAACCCGGAGCCCATCGTCGAGTACATGCGCTCGAACATCACCCTGATGAAGTGGATGATCGCCAACGGCTACGAGGATGCCCGCACCCTCAGCCGCCGCATCAAGGCCATGGAGGCCTGGATCGCCGAGCCCAAGCTCCTCGAGGCCGACCGTGACGCCGAGTACGCCGCGGTGATCGAGATCGACATGACCGCGATCAAGGAGCCGATCGTCGCCTGCCCCAACGATCCGGACGACGTCAAGCTGCTCTCCGAGGTCGCCGGCGACACGATCGACGAGGTCTTCATCGGCTCGTGCATGACCAACATCGGTCACTTCCGCGCCGCCGGGAAGGTGCTCGAAGGCAAGTCCGACATCCCGACCCGGCTGTGGATCGCCCCGCCCACCAAGATGGACGCCAAGATCCTCAACGAGGAGGGCTACTACTCGGTGCTCGGCAAGTCCGGCGCCCGCATGGAAACCCCCGGCTGCTCCCTGTGCATGGGTAACCAGGCGCAGATCAAGAAGGGCAGCACCGCCATGTCGACCTCGACCCGCAACTTCCCGAACCGTCTGGGGATCGACACCCGGGTCTACCTCGGCTCGGCGGAGCTTGCGGCGGTTTGCGCCCTGATGGGCAAGATCCCGACCCCGAGCGAGTACCTGGAGCAGGTCAAGGCGGTGAACGCCAAGGCCGGCGAGATCTACCGCTACATGAACTTCGATCAGATCGCGGAGTTCCGGGACCTGGCCGAGACCGTCACGGTCTAA
- a CDS encoding AAA family ATPase, translating to MKAIVMVGIPGCGKTTAVAATLEGYEEINRDNLRLELTGSYEDFSREGWINREHERRIRRAARMGKDVVISDTNTVRRNRRNLIALLRSLGYHVEVLLFDVSLETCLSRNKTRSKPVDESVIRKMAHRLQLNPPSLDEGMAAIRIIR from the coding sequence ATGAAGGCGATCGTCATGGTCGGCATTCCAGGCTGCGGGAAGACCACGGCTGTTGCCGCCACCCTGGAAGGCTACGAGGAGATCAACCGGGACAACCTCCGCCTGGAGCTCACGGGCTCCTACGAGGACTTCTCTCGCGAAGGCTGGATCAACCGTGAGCACGAGCGCCGGATCCGCCGGGCCGCCCGGATGGGAAAAGACGTCGTCATCTCCGACACCAACACCGTCCGCCGGAACCGCCGCAACCTGATCGCGCTGCTCAGGAGCCTCGGCTATCACGTCGAGGTTCTCCTCTTCGACGTCAGCCTCGAAACGTGCCTTTCACGCAACAAGACGCGATCCAAGCCGGTCGATGAAAGCGTCATCCGCAAGATGGCGCACCGCCTTCAGCTCAATCCCCCGAGCCTGGACGAGGGCATGGCGGCGATCCGGATCATCCGCTGA
- a CDS encoding alkylphosphonate utilization protein: METKDSNGNILSEGDSVLLIKDLKLKGSSTTLKRGQVFKKIHLTSKTEEIEVREGKSTLVLKTCFLKKA; this comes from the coding sequence ATGGAAACCAAAGACAGCAACGGCAACATCCTCAGCGAAGGAGACTCGGTCCTGCTCATCAAGGACCTCAAGCTGAAAGGCTCTTCCACCACCCTGAAGCGGGGCCAGGTCTTCAAGAAGATCCACCTCACCTCCAAGACCGAGGAGATCGAGGTCCGCGAAGGAAAGTCGACCCTCGTTCTCAAGACCTGCTTCCTGAAGAAGGCCTGA
- a CDS encoding ADP-ribosylglycohydrolase family protein produces MPQPSRLATMLEASLVADSLALPAHWIYEPAAIARAFGRVEELLAPPATSYHAGRSAGAQTHYGDQALTLMDSLTPGEGFDADAFDARWRAMWTDYPGYRDGATRTTLANLEAGIPAQEAGSPSSDLGGASRIAPLLVAMADSPDEAVVEAARAQTALTHRDVAASDAAAFLVRATRAVLDGASVPDALQAAAQAEYHLLSVASHLEAARAALQAGSTEAVQALGPACGVEGAFPAMLALALAHPGDLEGALIANVMAGGDSAARGLGLGMILGAAPGAVVPARWQKAWLARPRVEAFLRAQARR; encoded by the coding sequence ATGCCTCAGCCTTCGCGTCTTGCCACCATGCTGGAAGCCTCGCTCGTCGCCGATTCCCTGGCGCTTCCCGCCCACTGGATCTACGAGCCCGCGGCGATCGCCCGCGCCTTCGGCCGCGTCGAGGAGCTCCTGGCGCCCCCCGCGACCAGCTACCACGCGGGGCGCAGCGCCGGCGCCCAGACCCACTACGGCGATCAGGCCCTCACCCTGATGGACTCCCTGACACCCGGCGAGGGCTTCGACGCGGACGCTTTCGATGCGCGGTGGCGCGCCATGTGGACCGACTACCCCGGCTACCGCGACGGGGCCACCAGGACCACCCTGGCCAACCTGGAGGCAGGGATTCCGGCCCAGGAGGCGGGCTCGCCTTCCTCGGACCTCGGCGGGGCGAGCCGCATCGCACCCCTGCTCGTGGCCATGGCCGATTCGCCCGACGAGGCCGTCGTGGAGGCGGCCCGCGCCCAGACGGCGCTGACGCATCGCGACGTGGCGGCCTCGGACGCGGCGGCCTTTCTGGTGCGCGCGACGCGCGCGGTGCTCGACGGCGCGAGCGTGCCCGACGCCCTCCAGGCCGCGGCGCAGGCGGAATACCACTTGCTGAGCGTGGCCTCGCACCTCGAGGCCGCGCGCGCCGCGCTGCAAGCGGGGAGCACCGAGGCCGTCCAGGCCCTCGGGCCCGCTTGCGGCGTGGAGGGCGCCTTTCCTGCCATGCTCGCCCTCGCGCTGGCCCATCCCGGCGACCTCGAAGGGGCCCTCATCGCGAACGTGATGGCCGGAGGCGATTCGGCGGCGCGCGGCCTCGGCCTCGGGATGATCCTGGGCGCGGCGCCCGGGGCGGTGGTGCCCGCGCGCTGGCAGAAGGCATGGCTTGCGCGTCCGCGGGTGGAGGCCTTCCTGCGCGCCCAGGCGAGGCGCTAG
- a CDS encoding ATP-binding protein — translation MKPKTDEASADTIERHSLITAALRQMALRVGIVVLLASAFGYTQVAGQREGSVKLELEQFVTERSRSESQWFQFIVAKQHQWRDDFLARYRREPDRKKVADFERIFEVAPDGTQRIRAPFFGGTREAGGLPTRHVSAFAESNVAPSQEFSHRKLAAFELLGQFGQVLAGGREASLSAGAPPFLNLYFLAPEKSLLLYWPGLRWSPSADFHFQGHEYYDLGLPATNPQRETRWTRTYRDEVAQVWMTSCITPIDQGKRYLGSIGTDISLQRLIDGVYERHLPGTTSMLFRKDGRLIAHPALSEEITRRNGDFRIDRDADAPTRDLFRLVMARQGKTVLDDPRHDRLVAVGRIAGPDWYLVVVYPKRLMWASAAQAAAGVLLAGLIAMLVEIGLMGAVLRGKVARPLRRLLDATRTVSRGDLSPQAMQALPTGAEDEIGTLARAFARMTAHLREARETLEARVEARTAELEAANAELSHQERQLHVQYEQLKELDRLKSNFVNSVSHELRTPLTSIRGYAEFLEEGIGGLLTSDQTRFVWQIQMASQRLEGLLNDLLDFARIEAGTFTLRHSEHELATSTQEIVESFRPLAEDSRVSIRLETPDTPLIAWVDPQRIAQVLTNLLSNAVKFSPPGGVVRVRLLDEGDRVRCEIEDQGEGIAEADLPRLFLRFSQLEAGLKKGKGTGLGLNISKVLVEAHGGEIGVRSAPDKGACFWFTLPKASEAVKELA, via the coding sequence ATGAAACCAAAAACGGATGAAGCGTCGGCTGATACCATCGAGCGTCACTCGCTGATCACGGCGGCCCTGCGGCAGATGGCCCTGCGCGTCGGGATCGTCGTGCTGCTCGCCAGCGCGTTCGGCTACACCCAGGTGGCAGGCCAGCGCGAAGGGAGCGTCAAGCTCGAGCTCGAGCAGTTCGTCACCGAGCGATCGCGCAGCGAGAGCCAGTGGTTCCAGTTCATCGTCGCCAAGCAGCACCAGTGGCGGGATGACTTTCTGGCGCGCTACCGCCGCGAGCCGGACCGGAAGAAGGTCGCCGACTTCGAGCGGATCTTCGAGGTCGCGCCCGACGGCACCCAGCGCATCCGGGCCCCCTTCTTCGGCGGGACGCGCGAGGCCGGCGGGCTGCCCACGCGGCACGTCTCGGCCTTCGCCGAGTCGAACGTCGCCCCGAGCCAGGAATTCAGCCATCGCAAGCTCGCCGCCTTCGAGCTGCTCGGGCAGTTCGGCCAGGTGCTCGCCGGTGGGCGCGAGGCCAGCCTCTCGGCGGGGGCGCCCCCCTTCCTCAACCTCTACTTCCTGGCCCCCGAGAAGAGCCTGCTCCTCTACTGGCCGGGCCTGCGCTGGAGCCCGTCGGCGGACTTTCACTTCCAGGGGCACGAGTACTACGACCTGGGCCTGCCGGCGACCAACCCGCAGCGCGAGACCCGCTGGACCCGCACCTACCGCGACGAGGTCGCGCAGGTCTGGATGACCTCCTGCATCACCCCCATCGACCAGGGCAAGCGCTACCTGGGGTCGATCGGGACGGACATCTCGCTCCAGCGCCTCATCGACGGGGTGTACGAGCGCCACCTGCCCGGCACCACGTCCATGCTCTTCAGGAAGGACGGCCGCCTCATCGCGCACCCCGCGCTCTCGGAGGAGATCACGCGGCGCAACGGCGACTTCCGCATCGATCGCGACGCGGACGCGCCCACGCGCGACCTCTTCCGGCTGGTCATGGCGCGGCAGGGAAAGACGGTGCTCGACGACCCCCGCCACGATCGCCTGGTGGCCGTCGGACGCATCGCGGGGCCCGACTGGTACCTGGTGGTCGTCTACCCCAAGCGCCTCATGTGGGCGAGTGCGGCCCAGGCCGCCGCGGGCGTCCTGCTCGCGGGGCTGATCGCCATGCTCGTCGAGATCGGCCTGATGGGGGCCGTGCTGCGCGGCAAGGTCGCCCGCCCCCTGCGGCGCTTGCTCGATGCCACCCGGACGGTGAGCCGCGGGGACCTCTCGCCGCAGGCGATGCAGGCGCTGCCGACCGGGGCCGAAGACGAGATCGGGACCCTGGCCAGGGCCTTCGCCCGCATGACCGCTCACCTTCGAGAGGCACGCGAGACCCTCGAGGCGCGGGTCGAGGCGCGCACCGCCGAGCTCGAGGCGGCCAACGCCGAGCTGAGCCACCAGGAGCGCCAGCTCCATGTCCAGTACGAGCAGCTCAAGGAGCTGGACCGCCTCAAGAGCAACTTCGTGAACTCCGTCTCGCACGAGCTGCGCACGCCGCTCACCTCCATCCGCGGCTACGCCGAGTTCCTCGAGGAGGGCATCGGCGGGCTGCTGACCTCGGACCAGACGCGCTTCGTGTGGCAGATCCAGATGGCGAGCCAGCGCCTGGAGGGCCTGCTCAACGACCTGCTCGACTTCGCGCGGATCGAGGCGGGGACCTTCACCCTGCGCCACTCCGAGCACGAGCTCGCCACGAGCACCCAGGAGATCGTCGAGAGCTTCCGACCGCTCGCCGAGGATTCGCGGGTCTCCATCCGCCTGGAGACGCCCGACACCCCACTCATCGCCTGGGTGGACCCTCAGCGCATCGCCCAGGTCCTCACCAACCTTCTATCCAACGCCGTCAAGTTCAGCCCTCCGGGCGGGGTCGTCCGCGTCCGGCTGCTGGACGAGGGGGATCGCGTCCGGTGCGAGATCGAGGACCAGGGAGAGGGCATCGCCGAGGCGGACCTGCCTCGCCTCTTCCTGCGCTTCTCGCAGCTGGAGGCCGGCCTCAAGAAGGGCAAGGGCACGGGGCTCGGCCTGAACATCAGCAAGGTGCTGGTCGAGGCCCACGGCGGGGAGATCGGGGTGCGCAGCGCCCCCGACAAGGGAGCGTGCTTCTGGTTCACCCTCCCCAAGGCTTCCGAGGCCGTCAAGGAGCTCGCCTGA
- a CDS encoding SDR family NAD(P)-dependent oxidoreductase, which yields MKKRSGSAMGWLVAAGAAYLGWRLLARRAPESLDGQVVLITGGSRGLGLLLAREFARQGCRIAICARDEAELERARRDLEARGAEVLAVPCDVADRAQAERLVAITAAHYGAIDVLVNNAGIIQVGPVETMTFEDFERIMAVNFFGALHTTLAVLPRMRARRCGKIVTIDSIGGRVSSPHLLPYHCAKFALRGFSEGLRVEVAKDGIAVTTVLPGLMRTGSPVNACFKGQQAKEFIWFALADSWPGLSQDAERSARKIVEATRKGVGEVTLSWQALLLGIAHDVFPNLALDAFALLNRLLPGADGAGTAAARGMDLEIPRALRLLFLPLEREAARTNQLGGEPEGMPARSAAAGQAKEPEGRGA from the coding sequence ATGAAGAAACGGTCTGGCAGCGCCATGGGATGGCTGGTCGCGGCGGGAGCGGCCTATCTGGGGTGGAGGTTGCTCGCTCGCCGCGCCCCCGAGTCGCTCGACGGACAGGTGGTGCTCATCACGGGCGGCTCGCGGGGGCTCGGCCTGCTCTTGGCGCGCGAGTTCGCGCGGCAGGGCTGCCGGATCGCCATCTGCGCGCGGGACGAAGCGGAGCTCGAGCGTGCCCGCCGGGATCTCGAGGCCAGGGGGGCCGAGGTGCTGGCGGTGCCCTGCGACGTGGCCGATCGCGCCCAGGCCGAGCGCCTCGTCGCCATCACCGCCGCCCACTACGGCGCCATCGACGTCCTGGTCAACAACGCTGGGATCATCCAGGTCGGGCCGGTCGAAACCATGACCTTCGAGGACTTCGAGCGCATCATGGCCGTCAACTTCTTCGGGGCGCTCCACACGACGCTCGCGGTCCTGCCCCGCATGCGCGCGCGCCGCTGCGGCAAGATCGTGACCATCGACTCCATCGGCGGCCGCGTCTCGTCGCCCCACCTCTTGCCCTACCACTGCGCCAAGTTCGCCCTGCGCGGCTTCTCCGAGGGCCTGAGGGTCGAGGTCGCCAAGGACGGCATCGCGGTGACGACCGTCCTGCCGGGCCTGATGCGGACCGGCTCCCCGGTCAATGCCTGCTTCAAGGGGCAGCAGGCCAAGGAGTTCATCTGGTTCGCCCTCGCCGACTCGTGGCCCGGCCTCTCCCAGGACGCGGAGCGCTCGGCGAGAAAGATCGTCGAGGCGACCCGCAAGGGGGTTGGCGAGGTCACCCTCAGCTGGCAGGCCTTGCTGCTCGGGATCGCCCACGACGTGTTCCCGAACCTCGCCCTGGATGCCTTCGCCCTCCTCAACCGCCTCCTGCCCGGAGCCGACGGCGCGGGTACGGCGGCGGCGCGCGGCATGGACCTCGAGATTCCGAGGGCCCTGCGGCTCTTGTTCCTTCCCCTGGAGCGCGAGGCCGCGCGGACGAACCAGCTCGGTGGGGAGCCGGAGGGCATGCCTGCCAGATCGGCGGCGGCGGGTCAGGCCAAGGAGCCTGAGGGACGCGGCGCTTGA
- a CDS encoding transcriptional repressor, producing MKKTSCLSPDQIEVVLKQAGINPTAQRIAICRFVLCEADHPSAETIKIWVDRHFPKMSLATVYNTLRILVEAGLLRELKLPHVESALYDNNLTDHYHFYDEATGELLDIPPERITFDAALDPSFRVSAVEVLLRGTRSAS from the coding sequence ATGAAGAAGACCTCTTGCCTCTCGCCCGATCAGATCGAGGTGGTCCTCAAACAAGCGGGGATCAACCCGACCGCGCAGCGCATCGCGATCTGCCGCTTCGTGCTGTGCGAGGCCGACCACCCGTCGGCCGAGACCATCAAGATCTGGGTCGATCGCCACTTCCCCAAGATGAGCCTGGCGACGGTCTACAACACCCTTCGCATCCTGGTCGAGGCGGGGCTCTTGCGCGAGCTCAAGCTGCCGCACGTCGAGAGCGCCCTCTACGACAACAACCTCACGGACCACTACCACTTCTACGACGAGGCGACCGGGGAGCTGCTCGACATCCCCCCCGAGCGCATCACCTTCGACGCCGCGCTCGACCCGAGCTTCCGGGTCAGCGCCGTGGAGGTCCTCCTGCGCGGGACCCGCAGCGCCTCATAA
- the trxB gene encoding thioredoxin-disulfide reductase: MIENVLIIGAGPAGYTAGIYAARANLSPILFEGTQPGGQLMTTTDVENFPGFPDGVQGPEMMQLFRAQAERFGTRIVSDFIDRVDFSTRPFKVWDSRGRLHEARSIIIATGASAMYLGLPSEERLQGRGVSACATCDGFFFRGKDVMVVGGGDTALEEALFLSNMTNKVYLVHRRDQFRGSKIMQQRALSNPKIEVVWNSTIDEVIGEDKVTAVRLKDVQTGETREQSIDGVFVAIGHKPATALFQGQLELDQKGYILTHEGTRTSVEGVFAAGDVQDTVYRQAITAAGSGCMAAIDAERWLAGIAEEASAGAAS, encoded by the coding sequence ATGATCGAAAACGTCCTCATCATCGGCGCCGGCCCCGCGGGCTACACGGCGGGCATCTACGCCGCGCGAGCCAACCTTTCCCCCATCCTGTTCGAGGGCACCCAGCCCGGCGGCCAGCTGATGACCACCACCGACGTCGAGAACTTCCCCGGCTTCCCCGACGGGGTGCAGGGGCCCGAGATGATGCAGCTCTTCCGCGCCCAGGCCGAGCGCTTCGGCACCCGCATCGTCTCCGACTTCATCGACCGGGTCGACTTCTCGACCAGGCCCTTCAAGGTCTGGGACAGCAGGGGCCGGCTCCACGAGGCCCGTTCGATCATCATCGCGACCGGCGCGAGCGCCATGTACCTCGGCCTTCCGTCCGAGGAGCGCCTCCAGGGCCGCGGCGTGTCGGCCTGCGCCACCTGCGACGGCTTCTTCTTCCGGGGCAAGGACGTCATGGTCGTCGGCGGCGGCGACACGGCCCTCGAGGAGGCGCTGTTCCTCAGCAACATGACCAACAAGGTCTACCTGGTCCACCGCCGCGACCAGTTCCGCGGCAGCAAGATCATGCAGCAGCGCGCCCTCTCCAACCCCAAGATCGAGGTCGTCTGGAACTCCACCATCGACGAGGTCATCGGCGAGGACAAGGTCACCGCCGTGCGCCTCAAGGACGTCCAGACCGGAGAGACGCGCGAGCAGAGCATCGACGGCGTGTTCGTCGCCATCGGACACAAGCCGGCGACCGCGCTCTTCCAGGGCCAGCTCGAGCTGGACCAGAAGGGCTACATCCTCACCCACGAGGGCACCCGCACCAGCGTCGAGGGCGTCTTCGCCGCCGGCGACGTGCAGGACACGGTCTATCGCCAGGCGATCACGGCGGCGGGCAGCGGCTGCATGGCCGCTATCGACGCCGAGCGCTGGCTCGCCGGCATCGCCGAGGAGGCGAGCGCCGGCGCGGCGTCCTAG
- a CDS encoding peroxiredoxin, which produces MLQPTMKAPEFKATAVVNGQFKDISLSDYKGKNVVLFFYPLDFTFVCPTEILAFSDRIQEFKSRNTEVIGISTDSHFSHLAWTNAKRAEGGLEGLSYPLVADFTKTIATEYGVLKADEGVAFRGLFLIDKNGVIQHMVVNNLPLGRSVDETLRMVDALTHFEQHGEVCPADWKPGKATIIPDPAKSKEYFQKAAAAV; this is translated from the coding sequence ATGCTTCAGCCCACCATGAAGGCTCCCGAATTCAAGGCCACCGCGGTCGTGAACGGCCAGTTCAAGGATATCTCGCTCTCCGACTACAAGGGCAAGAACGTCGTCCTGTTCTTCTACCCCCTCGACTTCACGTTCGTGTGCCCGACCGAGATCCTCGCGTTCTCGGATCGCATCCAGGAGTTCAAGTCGCGCAACACCGAGGTGATCGGCATCTCGACCGACTCGCACTTCTCGCACCTCGCCTGGACCAACGCCAAGCGCGCCGAGGGCGGCCTCGAGGGCCTCAGCTACCCGCTCGTCGCGGACTTCACCAAGACCATCGCGACCGAGTACGGCGTCCTCAAGGCCGACGAGGGCGTGGCCTTCCGCGGCCTCTTCCTGATCGACAAGAACGGCGTCATCCAGCACATGGTCGTCAACAACCTGCCCCTGGGCCGCTCGGTCGACGAGACCCTGCGCATGGTCGACGCCCTCACCCACTTCGAGCAGCACGGCGAGGTTTGCCCCGCCGACTGGAAGCCCGGCAAGGCCACGATCATCCCCGATCCCGCCAAGTCCAAGGAGTACTTCCAGAAGGCCGCCGCGGCCGTCTAG